A window from bacterium encodes these proteins:
- a CDS encoding 3'-5' exonuclease, whose protein sequence is MKYLVLDFETTGLDPTEHEPTQVAALLLDDSLRELAAFATLIRPQRPETVTEEALAIQGRTLEDFTHAMEPRQAFGMLADYVGTLSELPVVVGHNIGFDLDFLRACEGRLGLEVPRRTDFIDTVHVARVHLQARELTADARLETLTAYYGLPHEAHDALGDVRATAQVLSRFLAEAPELVERARAGTLFPLLLDEAQKALPGNSFLASCEGQYQLKGYLSPKQIAALVRIAHGLPRPGAREDSVRLPVQTQET, encoded by the coding sequence ATGAAGTATCTTGTTCTCGACTTCGAGACGACGGGGCTGGACCCGACCGAGCACGAGCCCACCCAAGTGGCGGCTCTGCTGCTGGATGACTCGCTGCGAGAGTTGGCGGCTTTCGCGACCCTGATTCGGCCTCAGCGACCCGAGACGGTCACTGAGGAAGCGCTCGCCATCCAGGGGAGGACCCTCGAGGACTTCACCCATGCGATGGAGCCACGGCAGGCCTTCGGCATGCTCGCCGACTACGTGGGCACCCTCTCGGAGCTACCCGTTGTGGTGGGCCACAACATCGGCTTCGACCTGGACTTCCTGCGCGCCTGCGAGGGTCGACTCGGCCTTGAGGTTCCGCGTCGGACGGACTTCATCGACACCGTCCATGTGGCCCGGGTCCACCTCCAGGCCCGGGAACTAACTGCCGATGCGCGCCTTGAAACCCTTACCGCCTACTATGGGCTTCCTCATGAGGCACACGACGCGCTGGGTGACGTCAGGGCCACCGCCCAGGTCCTATCTCGCTTTCTCGCCGAGGCTCCCGAACTGGTGGAACGGGCCCGGGCGGGGACCCTGTTTCCCTTGCTCCTGGACGAGGCTCAAAAGGCCCTGCCGGGCAACTCCTTCCTGGCATCCTGCGAGGGGCAGTATCAGCTCAAGGGTTATCTATCGCCCAAGCAAATTGCGGCGCTGGTCAGGATCGCGCATGGCTTGCCGCGCCCGGGTGCTCGTGAGGACAGCGTGCGCCTTCCGGTGCAAACTCAGGAAACGTGA